The sequence below is a genomic window from Zootoca vivipara chromosome 9, rZooViv1.1, whole genome shotgun sequence.
ccttaacagcatcatcttttaaaattttaaatagttcagctggaatatcatcacttccactggccttgttattagcagtgctttctaaggcccatttgacttcactctccaagatgtctggctcaaggtcagcaaccacactacctggggtgtacgagacctccatatctttctggtataattcctctgtgtattcttgccacctcttcttgatgtcttctgcttctgttaggtccttaccacttttgtccttgattatggtaatctttgtacgaaatgttcctttcatatctccaattttcttgaacagatctctggttttccccattctattgttttcctctatttctttgcattgctcatttaagaagaccctcttgtctctccttgctgttttttggaaatctgcattcagtttcctgtatctttccctatctcccttgcattttgcttgcctcctctcctccgctatttgtaaggcctcgttggacagccattttgctttcttgcatttccttttccttgggatggtttttgttgctgcctcctgtataatgttacgagcctccatccatagttcttcaggcactctgtccaccaaatctaaatccttaaacctgttcctcacttccactgtgtattcataagggatttgattcagattgtatcttactggcccagtggtttttcctactttcttcattttaagctggaattttgctataagaagctgatgatctgagttacagtcagctccaggtcttgtttttgctgactgtatagagcttctccatctttggctgcagagaatataatcaatctgatttcgatgctgcccatttggtgatatccatgtgtagagtcgtctcttgtgttgttggaagagagtgtttgtgatgaccagcttgttctcttgacagaactctattagcctttgccctgcttcattttgaactccaaggccaaacttgccagttgttccttttatctcttgattccctactttagcattccaatcccctgtaatgagaagaacatccttctttggtgccatttctagaaggtgttgtaggtcttcatagaattggtcaatttcactttcttcagcaccggtagttggtgcataaacttggattactgtgatgttaaaaggtctgccttggattcgtatcgagatcattctgtcatttttgagattgcatcccatcacagcttttgccactcttttgttgactatgagggccactccatttcttctacaggattcttgcccacagtagtagatatgatagtcacccgaactgaattcacccattcccttccattttagttcactgatgcccaggatgtcgatatttattcttgtcatctcatttttgaccacatccagcttacctctattcatggttcttacattccaggttcctatgcaatatttttctttacagcatcggactttcctttcgcttccaggcatatccgcaactgagcgtcctttcggctttggcccagccgcttcatcagctctgaatctacttgtacttgtcctccgctcttcctcagtagcatgttggacgccttccgacctgaggggctcatcttccagcgtcataacttttatatgcctgttgtctttgtccatggagttttcttggcagggatactggagtggcttgccagttccttctccaggtggatcacgtttagtcaaaactctccactatgacctgtccatcttgggtggccctgcatggcatagctcatagcttctctgagttattcaagccccttcgccacgaaaaggcattgatccatgaagggggaagaATAGGATACTATTTCACAAAATAAAGTTCAGGACTGTTTCCATAAGTACATAACAAGAGTGCTGATAGATCATGGCACAGGCTATCCAATTTAGCATCTTGTTTCCACAGGTGCTTATAGGAAGTCCATGATAGCTCTTTCCTGCATGTGTTCCctcagcaactgttattcagaaacgGAGTGTCCAGCCAACTAGACTTTTTGGCTGGATCAACTTTCCACATCATTCCTACAACACAACTGTGCAGGAATCTATCGCAGAAAAGCTATATTGGGTATAAGCCAGAGATGTGGGGCTCTCATACTGCCACAGCTAGCAATGGGAGTcatatgcatgcatgcaactGTAGGTTGTAGCCACTGTCAAACTACTATTATAATTTCATTTCAGAAGCAACAGTACATTTCAAACCCAGGTTGGGTCAACAATGATTTTTTGGTCATCATAGGAGCAATATCAGATTTCTATTTCTAGCATTTCTAGGCCCAGTTTGTAGCCATTATTACACTTTATTCACTAGAAAATGACTTACCGTTCACACACAACAGGCCTACATTCATTTAGGATTGGAGCTAATGAAGAGCAGGGCTGCCGTGGAGGGGGAGCTATAGGAATACTGGAATCCAAAGAACTTGCTTTCCGATGAGTAACATCTTGCATTGATGTAGATGTTTCATTGTCTGAAGAGCAGGACTCAGCTCTTCCATGACTAGAAGCCAATGGAACTTCTGGTCCTACAGCACCTTGTAGGGCCAGCTCTGCAGCTGCCTGCTCAACTTCCAGAGttggtgatgatggtggtgatgctcGAGGTTTGCGCTTGGTGGATGCTCCTGAAAGCAACTTTAGCaaaccctttttttctttctggaaataaataaaaacatttggtTTGAAGCATGAATATTCACTGCAGAGGAAAGATGCCAATTTGCAGGCAACATATGAATCCTAACCATGCCGGCAGATGAACTTTAACAGGGCTAAGCCCTGTTTGCCAAGGAACAATCAGAAGTGCACTTTAATGTTTCAATGGATCCTTTGCTACTGCATCTTTACCTGTTCCATACCTGCTGTCACATATGACATTAGGTGTGGCGTAGGTGGGCACGGTCTGATGAAAGCAGGCTTGCAGGCTATATTAGGGCCTCTGCCACACTTTAGTGGGCTTAAGAGCTGGAGGTTTCCCACTGCTGTTCTAATCAGTGATCCAACTGTACAGTAAAAGTGGTGGTACCTAGGATGTTCAAGTATACCTGAAATGCTATATACAAAATCCACTGAGAGAAGCAACATTAAAGTGTTCAATATTTTTGTTGCTTGCACATTGAAAATATTCATCTCTACTCTAAATATCAGAAGGGCCCAGGATACTGGAAGTGAAGTGCGGCACATAACAGAAGCAATGGAACTGTTATATACACAAATTTCATCCATTTATTCAATAAAATTCTACTTCTAATATTTTAGTTACATCAGGAATTCCATTCCATTACAGTTGTTTTCCCTCCCAAAGGAACAAAAATCTGACTATACTTTACTTCTTACATAATGAAGCCAAGCCTGGCACTAGCCTAATTTGCTGTCACATCAAATCATAAAAACATATGGTTTAATGCGAATGAACAGCATTCTGGTGTTTGTTGCTCAAAGGTTCCTGGGCAGTGCTCCCATGCTCTTGCTGTGCTGAAGACAAAGCAAGCTGGAGTTTGGGTTGTCATGCCATCTAAAGCCATGCTCatagtttgtttcttttaaacaaaacacaagtGGTAAGCGAGGAACAAACCTTCGTTAATACtcatggtttctttaaaaattcaGATGACACAAGGCAGACtccagctcaggcatccccaaactttggccctccagatattttggactacaattcccatcatccctgaccactggtcctcgtagctagggatcatgggagttgtaggccaaaacatctggagggccgcagtttgggggtgcctgctccagctTGTTTCAGCTATGGTGCAACAGAAGCAGGAAAGCAGAAGGAACACTCTAGGAACTTTTGAAATTGTCTACCATTCTCATTCACATTATTTAaaattatggtttaatgtgatACACAAACCAAACCACTATCTGGCACTAAAGGTGATAAGAATAAACTAAATGGCAAGCTTTGGAGTCACACCTAATAAAAAGTCCCCTCTATCTATTGGGTTATCTATTAAAGAAAAACATCCTGAGCGGCAACCAAAATGTCATGCTCACCTTGCCATCTCTATCTGATTTACTGACAGTAGTAATTCCTCCAGCTACTAATGTATTCTCTGGGGAAGCTGGAGCTCCAGGGTGAGCAGTCACAGTTCTCCCATTTGCATCTCCATCCAGAGATGCAGAAGTGCCAGGAGATGCTGTTGTACAAGCTAATGGGAGATTTGTCCGGTTGATATTCACAGCAGTGATGTAAGCAGCAGCATTAGAAAGCTGAGGTTGAAGCTGTTGGGAGGCAACAGAATGGTGTGGAATAATTACAGCAGCAGGAATAAGGCATGCTGAACTTTGAGCCTGAATGGGCGTCACGGTGGCTGTGGGTCTTTCTTGGCTGTGTATTGCAACTGCAATGAGAGGGGAAAACATATTATCATGAGactgaaaacaatacagcatccaCTTGTTGTGttacttaaaaacttccctcacaCTATTAATTCCACAGTCTCAAGCATTAAAAATGGCATGTGTTGGTGGATCTCTAAACTATCTTTTATGGTATTAAAAATATATGACCAGTACTTGATGCTATATTGAATACTATTGTACAGTGATAAAATTTACATGTAACTATAAATACTTATGATTCTCAACAAATAATATTCATAGGCAGATTCTCTCTGACACTGGAGTTGGTCCATAGCCATCATGTACTATATTCCAACCTTGACAAGATACATGGGGTCTCAGAGAAGTTCATCCTGATCATACTATTACCTAAGCCAAGGAATAAAGCAATGTTTTACCTGTTCTAACTGCATTGCGAGCCTGGTTGACTGTCATTTGGCCAGTCATGTGCATAAGAACCTTGGTCTGTGGACTAGTTTGTATATGTGCAGCAGAGACCACAGCTGTTGGTACTGCACTGGCGTTCATTGTCACACCATTTCCCTGAAGTTTTTGCAATGTTCCTCCAGCAGTGGAAGTATTGACCATAGTCACCACCCTCCCTGTCTGACCAGCAGTAGATACAGGGAGTTTTGCTTGGGAGGCACTTGTCACTGCCCTGTTAAAAGTAATGCAAATAGTTTATGCACACCTTATTAAACCAAATAAGGCCTATTCTCCCAATCCCAACAAACCACCACAGAAAACCTGGATATCCAAATGGAGTTGCTTCCCCTTTCTTTGTAAAAGATACTTCAACTGAAAGCCTCACCTTGTAACTGGTGCCACGTAATTGCCAGGGAACACACCAATTTTGCTTGTATGCATGGATGTTCCTTTGAACCAGCCATCCTGACAACGTTCAAACACCAAGAACATCTCTCCTTTCCTCAGTTCCAGTTCATCATCTTTTCTAGGAGTATATGGATAAATAGCGATATACCTAGAAAACAAAACTGTTTATAATGGTCTGCAGGGAAAACTAGACAAAAAACCTGTTCCTAAgcaagtcatggcttcccttaaAGAGTGAATTCTGCTTGAAAATTGAACCTTGAGGGTTCATTAAGAATGGGAAGTAGCTCCTTAGGTAGTCACAGAAATTTCAATCACAGAAATAGCTGCACATACAAAGAGTTATCCAAAGAATTCTGTCCCTAACTCCTTATCAAATGTCCAAATGTTGGTGACAGTTAAAGAAGAATAACATGACAATAGTTGAAAGAACCGTTCTTGATTTCATCTGTCTTCTGTCATTTACATATATCTCTTGAGGGTCGATATAGAAGCCAACTTGTCCATTGGCTGGTCCAAGTTGTAACTAAGCTCCTACCCAGGAGACCTGATTTGGTCAAGAATCATTAACTATGTCCCAGGACTTTTGCCAGTGCAGAGGACTGGTTCACACAGTGTTAAACCATGGTTAACATTAACCATAATTAATATTAAGCATAGTTAATAGTACCAGCAAGAGCagtttgatatttatttatttatttatttatttattttatttttgggacATTCATCACTCATGGCTTTGTGGCTTTTGGGCAGTGACACACATCTTTAACAATAGTTATAGAGGAGGTctgggttcacacataacactgtTATAGTTAACATTATCTAAGTTTTATACACCATCTACAAACCTTTTCAAGCATAGTAAAGCTTTTGGACTCACACATATTGCTACACCATGGTTTAATAGattatggtttagcattatgtgtgaaccagcctgCTGTGTCAGGCAAAGCCATCCGAGGGATTTTCTGTACCTCATATAATCTGCTATTGCTGTTCATGACCAGTCCTGACTAGTCATGGTAGCCAGTCTAGATATTGGTGCAATGAGAACCTTGGCCATCCCCTTCACACGCACCAGGCATTTTTCATCTCAGATGACAAGTCAAACATTCCTTATCATTCAGAAATAattgatttttccccctttggcAATTCTGCTCTTTCATACCATTTCAAGTTTATCTTCAACAAGCTTTTATTTCACTTACACACTTGGTCTTGTCTGTGTGCGCAAATGCGCTATTTGATCAGTTGATCCCGCTACAGATTTTTGAGCCGctcctgaaggcagcccagcAGAGGTTGGAGCAATTATTGTAGCAGAtaagagaggtggtggtggtagagggGGATTCAGTGtctagaaataaaatattttgaaatttaaTGTCATTTTGGTGCCAATATTCAGCTGAAAATGgtattcatacacacacatacacactcccaAATTGACCTGGATCCAGAAATACAccaatttttccattttctgatACAATGTAATAGGATAATCCCttgtctttcttttaaaaacaacaacaaagttttaaGCAACAAGGAAACAAGCTCAAAGCATtgcatttaaatacacatttcttttttaatgacaattttattgaattttaaaaaccatattaaaCTCTAAAACTAAAACTCATttataagaaaatacaaaacataattgTATAGGGAAAAATAATAGAGAAATAATAACCTAAAAGTCCCTTTATAACATTTATGTCATGGATATCATATCATTTATCCACACATTTCAATGCAAATTTATGGCATAAATCCCAAAGTTTTTTAAACATAGTTCCAATATTCAGTGGTCTGAAAAGTACTGCAATCCATGGCTGCTTTGAAACCAGCAGCTGTAACGCAGTAAGCAACAAATTCAACAAGAAGCCACCCAAACATTACTTTGTTTTTCTCTATGTTttaagctgttcttatttttatgtgAGCTACCATGAGTCTCTCTCAGGGAGAAAAGGCATggtataaatagatagatagatagatagatagatagatagatagatagatagatagataccgtgtttccccttttttaagacaccgtcttataacttttttccctcaaaaaaacacacggtggcttattttcagggggtgtcttttttttttttaagtgctggtacaactgggtcccactggctcaggacactcggcgcTCTCTTCcacgcacattataaacaccactcTAGcctactgagctatccaggttttactgtcaaccaggctggcagcagctctccaggatttcaaacttgggggtacctgggggttaaacctgggatccttctgcatacagagcacagggtgctctgccactctgttatggtcttttccattttctgcctcttctattttttccctttcccctcctacccatcctgagtcaagggctttCCTTctatggaggcttttaagcagaggctggatggccacctgcctcggagacagatgtgcacacaggggggggactttgtgaggtggatttaaaccttgtaggatgccggagcaggaggTACACACAAAGCTGCCCACCGTCATGTCGGTGTAGGTAGGACCGCGTTGGTTACAGTCGAAGCACTTGCGGTTGGGcgggaggctgctcatctccctcagcagcttctggtgcttctcctcctgcttccatgGCTTTGGAGGTggccgggtgtgtgtgcgcgtggaggtatagaggctgctccccgggccCTCTCACGTcggccggggaatgaggagggaggccgtgacccgtcccgctctgagacgcttgtgagggaagcgcgagggggacgaggcttgggcccatgcccctggcgcgcgcgcggctgaatgacgagccgaagcggaaccttttctctgtgggggggggagacgcgcgcgcaaacacacacacacacacaccgagagagagacacgcacagggagagaaagaaagagacgcacacacacacagagacgcacgggggagagagagaaagagacgcgcgcgcacacacacacacagagagacggacgcacggggagagaaagaaagaggtgcgcacacacagagagagagagagagacggacgcacagggagagaaagaaagagacgcgcacgcacacacacacacagagacgcactggggagagagagagagacacgcgcgcacacacacacacacacacacacacacacacacacacagagagagacgcacggggagagaaagaaagagacgcgcacaaacacacacacagagagacgcacgggggagagagagagagacgcgcgcgcgcacacacacacacagagacagacgcacagggagagaaagaaagaggtgcgcacacacagagagagagagagacggacgcacagggagagaaagaaagagacgcgcacgcacacacacacacagagacgcactggggagagagagagagacacgcgcgcgcacacacacacacacacacacacacacacacacagagagagacgcacggggagagaaagaaagagacgcgcacaaacacacacacacagagagagacgcacgggggagagagagagagacgcgcgcacacacacagagagagagacggacgcacagggagagaaagaaagagacgcgcgcacacacagagagcgtgcggctgcagcgctgacaaagcacgaagcagcgctgcacttaggggaagatggccagggaggggggctgcggggtcaaggcaacgcgtgaaagggagggatggcgaggaagaagtggggagtgaactgatcggggctttaacatgcccgcacgcgcaaaagggaggctcggaatgtggagatcggtttTGGCTGCTTATCTTAAAGTGCGCAagcaacgagcctctctctctttcctcctgccgctcgtgcccttggtgctccgtgctgcgctgcttcacgctttgtcagcgctgcagccgccaccgcttccgggcaccgacccaaccccgcaggcttcctcctcctgccgcggccggcattgcaggagctgggtccttctggctggtgctccgtgcggcactgctgcacgctttattggcactacagcagccaccgccgcttccgggcactaacccgacccggcaggcttcctcctcctgtcgcggccggcatgctgggtcctgctagctggtgcggaagtatggcttattttcggggtatgtcttatagctctcaaatggttaaaaaccctgccatggcttactttctgactacgtattaaaaaaggggaaacacggtagatagatagatagatagatagatagatagatagatagatagatagatatagatagatagatagatagatagatagatagatagataaatacagtagttaaataaagtaataaaataaattaggGGACAAAATTCCCTTTTACAGCTAGGGTACAAAAGGTACCTCTTACTGTTTTATTTTAAGTGCCATGATTCAAAATTTAGGATTGAAAATTATGAGATAAGCAATGGAAAAACAGAGCTCTTTTAATTGGAAGTTTCTAATGGGGCTCTATTCTACGGATCCCTTAGTTACTCTTTTCATTTGTAAAACTTCAGACCATTCTCTAAGTTGTTGTTGATACTTCACATTATGTCAGAACCAGAGATACACAGTCACTACAGATTATGAGTGTTCAAACCAGGACAggagaaaaacacacaaccaGAAAATTCAATTACTGTTTAAAAATGATGGGCATGCACCCAGCATCCCTGAAAACGCTGCTACAGCCTACCAATCAGTAACTATACAGCAACAACTTCCACACACTACATTGACAAAAGGCAGCCAACCCACACAGGCTGACCTACAGACAGTTTCATCACATTGCCATGCTCGCAATGGGCAGCAGCCATCAAGATCCATTGGGCAAGTCTGTTAAAGCAGGAAAAAATACATTCATGAGGTTGCTTGTTCCAATCCCCCTCCAAATGGAGTAAAGAGGCAACCACAACAAACAAGGGAGATCCACATATGCAAAGCAGAAATAAAAGTTCTCAGAAGACAGGTGGTTCTAATTCTACCTGATTtacttcctcttttcttttagAGGGTTGTTTATTGAAAAGAAGCTGTTCAGAGTAGGAGTggcaacatgcaaatgaagtcaCACACAGTCACCCATAGCCAGGGGTTAGCATTAGCATTTTGGCATCCTTGGGCAAACTGCAAGGTGCCTCATAACTATCATAAGGGAACGTGCTTGTTTCTGTCTCAGAGAATATGGTTAAACCTAGCGGTTGCTATCCTTCTAAAGCACTTAAGAATCAGGAAGTAAGAAATAGAGGACTGGGATCAatagtcttatttatttatagagtTGAAAGCTATACTACTCAATATATAAAATAACCATTATATAGCTCCCTGGCACCTGGATCCCTGTAACGTATTTCTAATCAGGTGCCATGACTGGTTTGTTCATGCATATAAATATCCAGGAAAGTACTTTGCCCTTGATTAAGAGCTGTAAACACTTTCTAGCTCTTATCAGATTAGCAAGCATTAAATCAAGCTAACAAAGTTCAATAACTTGACTAAACGGGATTATTTATTCTGTCAATGCAAATTGAAACAGCTCAGAAACAATTAACCACTCACTACAGCCAAACATACATTTTGCATATTACCTATTGGAAAGTGTCAGAAGATAGAAGCTCACATACATCACTCAGCAGCAAATACATGgcagtgtacagtatatataataaAAGGTTTTATTACTTCTTACAGTTTCTACTCCACTTAACAGCCCAAGGACTTTCTGCGCGACTTTCCTACATGTTCTTCACAAGAATGATTTTCTTCATAAGACAATTCAAGTCATTTTCAAAAAGTGAATACAAAATGTGACTAATATCCATCCTACAAGAAGCAACCTAACATTTAAGAAAATACGCATTGCAACACATTCTTGGAAACATGCTACTTTGAGTAGCAGCAACTAAAGCTGTGTGGCAAACTATGTTTCAAAAACCCAAGCCA
It includes:
- the SH3RF1 gene encoding E3 ubiquitin-protein ligase SH3RF1 isoform X2 yields the protein MDESALLDLLECPVCLERLDASAKVLPCQHTFCKRCLLGIVSSRNELRCPECRTLVDCSVDELPSNILLVRLLDGIKQRPRKPGGVGVPQLPCAKALYNYEGKEPGDLKFSKGDIIILRRQVDENWYHGEVNGVHGFFPTNFVQIIKPLPQPPPQCKALYDFEVKDKEADKDCLPFSKDDILTVIRRVDENWAEGMLADKIGIFPISYVEFNTTAKQLIELDKPSGSAGDSGEGTSGASHSNSVQKHPDTKKNTKKRHSFTSLTMSNKASQASQNRHSMEISPPVLISSSNPTAAARISELTGLSCSAPSQVHISTTGLIVTPPPSSPVTTGPSFTFPPEATYQAALGTLNPPLPPPPLLSATIIAPTSAGLPSGAAQKSVAGSTDQIAHLRTQTRPSVYIAIYPYTPRKDDELELRKGEMFLVFERCQDGWFKGTSMHTSKIGVFPGNYVAPVTRAVTSASQAKLPVSTAGQTGRVVTMVNTSTAGGTLQKLQGNGVTMNASAVPTAVVSAAHIQTSPQTKVLMHMTGQMTVNQARNAVRTVAIHSQERPTATVTPIQAQSSACLIPAAVIIPHHSVASQQLQPQLSNAAAYITAVNINRTNLPLACTTASPGTSASLDGDANGRTVTAHPGAPASPENTLVAGGITTVSKSDRDGKKEKKGLLKLLSGASTKRKPRASPPSSPTLEVEQAAAELALQGAVGPEVPLASSHGRAESCSSDNETSTSMQDVTHRKASSLDSSIPIAPPPRQPCSSLAPILNECRPVVCERYRVVVSYPPQSEAELELKEGDVVFVHKKREDGWFKGTLQRNGKTGLFPGSFVESI